Part of the Ruegeria sp. AD91A genome, CTGGCAGTAGCCGCACTGGACGACATCCAGCTCGACCCAGGCCTGTTGTATGGCAGCACCGATCTTGTCGTCACCGACAGCTTCGATGGTCGTGACTTCGGCACCTTCGACGTCTTCAATGAAAGTCTGGCACGAACGGACGGGTTCACCGTTCAGATGCACCGTGCAGGCCCCGCAAGACGCAACGCCGCAGCCGAATTTTGTGCCGGTCAGTTTCAATTCGTCTCGGATCACCCAGAGAAGAGGCGTTCCGGGTTCGGCATCAACCTCGTGGGTTTTGCCGTTCAGGTTCAATGTAAGAGCCATGATGAGGGGGTCTCCTGTTGGTGCTGGTTTCCGCACTTGGTAAACTCGCGGGTTTACTCATGGCATATTGTTTTGCCTCTGTAAACTCCTGCGTTTACCTAGTGTTTGACCAAGGCGCGTCAACAGGTCTATAGCTCTGACATGAACGAATGCAGCGCACAGAATGCGTCCAAGCGCACACAGATCATCGAAGCTGCCGTGGCCGAGTTCCAGGAAAAGGGATTTGCCGCGGCCAGTATGGACCGCATTTCAGCAAGGGCCGAAGTGTCCAAGCGTACGTTGTACAAGTACTTTGAAAGTAAAGAGAACCTGTTCCGCTCCATCGTGGTCGAATTGTCCAGTCGCTTTGCTGAAGTGCTGGAAATCCGGTATGAAAAAGGTCGTGACATTCGTACGCAACTGACCGAACTGGCCTGGGCCGAGGGACGTATTCTGATGCGGCCCGATGTTATCGCGATGGCCCGGATGGTGATCAGCGAAACTTTGCGCAACCCGACGCTTGCGGCGGAAGCTCAGGGCAAGCTGGACAAGACGGCGACATTCATTGCCATGCTCAAGGATGCGGCAGAGGATGGGCAGCTTCGGATCGATGACCCGGAACGGGCCGGGCGCGAATTCATTGGCCTGATCAAGGCACGCGCCTTCTGGCCGCTGCTGTTTACGGGCGGGGCGCTCAGCGAACCCGAGATGACGGAAACGATCGAAAGCAGTGTCCAGATGGTGATGAGTCGATATGGTGTCTGATCGGAAACGGCTGAATCCTCAGGGTCGCCGTCGGGACGCCGCCAGAGGAATGTGTTAGGGCTTTTTGACTTGATTCGGATGGGCAAGACCACTGACGGGCAATCGGATTTCGGAGCATAGCAGGATGGAGGCGTTGCTGTGACAGGCAAGGCAACACAGGCAGCGCGTGTGAGCGTGGCGCCGATGATGGATTGGACAGATCGCCACTGTCGCTATTTTCATCGGCTGCTCAGCGCGGAAACGTTGCTGTATACCGAGATGGTGACGGCACCGGCGCTCGTGCGTGGCGGGGCGGTGCATCTGTTGGACCATTCTCCTGAAGAACACCCGGTTGCTTTGCAACTCGGCGGCTCTGACCCGGAAGAATTGGCGCAGGCCGCGCGTTTGGGGGCTGAGGCCGGGTATGATGAGATCAATCTGAACTGCGGCTGTCCGTCGGATCGGGTGCAATCCGGCACTTTCGGCGCTGTCTTGATGAAAAACCCAGGCCGCGTTGCCGACTGTGTGGCTGCCATGCGCGAAGCGGTGAACGTGGATGTCACTGTTAAATGCCGCATCGGCGTGGATGACCAGGAGCCGGAAGAGGTATTGCCCGCGTTTCTTGAGCACATCAGCGCGGCAGGTTGCCAAAGGGTAACAATCCATGCCCGCAAGGCGTGGTTGCAAGGGCTGAGCCCCAAGGAAAACCGGGATATCCCGCCCTTGGACTATGATCTTGTGCATCGGATGAAGGATGAGTTTTCGGATCTTCACATATCGATCAATGGCGGCATCAACACGCTGGACGAGGCAGCCGCACATCTGGAAGCCGGTCTGGATGGGGTGATGATCGGCCGAGCCGCGTACCATCAGCCGGGCGATGTCCTGTCGGATGCTGACCGACGCATCTTTGGTGCCGGAACAACGCGTGATCCGTTCGCGATCGTTCAACACATGGTGCCTTATGTGGAACGACATCTTGCGGGCGGCGGGCGTTTGCACCAGATCACGCGTCATATGTTGGGCCTTTTCGCAGGTCGTCCCGGAGCCCGCGCATGGCGGCGTGCCTTGTCGGAAGGGGCTGTGCAGGATGGGGCCGGACCCGAGGTGATGCTGCGGGCACTGGATCATGTGGCGCCCATGGCAGAAGTTTAAACGGCAGGGGGAACGATGCCCGAGACGATGTTGCTGACCCAGATGCTGGGCCTTTTGCTTGTGATCGGAGCGCTGGCCGGCGTACTTGCCGGATTGCTGGGGGTTGGCGGTGGAATTGTTTTGGTGCCCGCCTTTTTCTATGCGTTTCAAACTCTAGGATATGGCGGTCCGCAGTTGATGCAACTGTGTCTGGCCACGTCGCTGGCAACGATAATCGTGACATCGGTCCGATCCGTTCTTGCGCACAATAAGAAGGGTGCGGTGGATTGGGATATCCTGCGCGGTTGGGGGCCGGGTATCGTCGTCGGGGCGATCATCGGGGTTCTGGTTGCTTCGGCTCTGCGCACCGAGGCCTTGCAGGCGCTGTTCGGCATACTGGGAATGGTGATCGGAGCTTACCTTGGGCTGGGACGTTCGGACTGGCGGCTAGGGGATGTCATGCCCGGTGGAATAACGCGGGCCATCCTGTCTCCCGCGGTCGGGTTTCTTTCCGTTCTGATGGGGATAGGCGGTGGTAGTTTTGGTGTGCCGCTGATGAGTCTTTACAACACGCCGATCCACCGTGCCGTGGCAACCGCGGCCGGATTTGGTGTGATCATTGCCGTGCCCTCGGTCATCGGGTTTTTGTTCATGGATATTGCACCGGAACATCGGCCACCGCTGACCATTGGGGCGGTCAATCTTGTGGCTTTCGGTATTGTCGTGGCAATGACGATGATCACCGCGCCTTGGGGGGTGAAGCTGGCCCATGCGATGGACCCGAAACCTTTGAAGCGCGTATTCGCTGTGTTCCTTACACTGGTGGCGCTCAATATGCTTCGCAAGGCAATAGGTTTGTGACCGACTTCCGCGTCAAGGGCTGGGTGAAATTTCCATATGATCGGGTGCTTGCAGCTTGGGTGGGTCATGCGCTGCCCGCCGCACGGGCCTCGATAACGGATCCGTCCCATGCTGACTGGCTTGACTGCGAAGGGACGTGGTTCATTGGTGTCGACGCGTTGCCCAATGACGCGCAGGGCAGGGTTGGCCGATCGGGGCCTCTGGCCGGAACCGCCATGTCATTCATTGCAGAGCGTTTTGGGGAATTGCCGCTTCACAAGGGGCAAGTCTCGGTCATGTATCCGGGATATCCACGTCCGCGTCGGGGGGAAAACGAGGCCGCCGCGCGGTATCGCAAAAACCGGGACGCGGCCCATGTGGACGGCCTGCGCCCGATGGGGCCGGATCGTCACCGCCGCGTGGATGAGCCGCATGCCTGGATTTTGGGTATACCGCTGACCAAGGCCAGCCGGAATGCGTCGCCCATGGTGTTGTGGGAAGGCAGCCATCATATCCTGGGTGCGGCGTTCAGGCGCGCTCTTGCAGGGAAGCCACAAGAGCGCCTGCATGAAGTCGATATTACGGATATCTACCAATCAGCCCGTCGCGAGGTGTTCGAAACCTGTCCGCGAATCGAATTGCCAGCCAAACCGGGCGAGGCTTACGTGCTGCACCGCCACTGTCTGCACGGGGTTGCCTCTTGGGCAGACACGGCAAACGCAGGGCCGGATGGACGGATGATCGCCTATTTCCGCCCGGAATGTGCCGGGGGTGTAGCCGAATGGATCGAATCCCCTTAACCTCCTGTCATTGTTTGGCTTTGGAGGTTTTGACCGATGATTACGGTCCATACGAATTCTGATGGTGCTTTGATAGAAGTCGAGTTGTCGGGGCAAGTCACCAGCGCCGACTACGCGGATGTCTTGGTTCCTGCGATCGAAGCAGCGCTGACCGAACACGACTCGGTTCGGCTTTTGGCCATCGTGCAGCCGGAGTTCAAGGGGTATGATTTGGGTGCGGCATGGTCTGACACCAAGCTGGGGCTCAGTCACTGGCGGGGCTTCGATCGGATCGCGGTTGTTGCCGATCAGGGCTGGGTGCAAACCAGCATCCGACTGGCGGCCCCGATCCTGCCGTGTCCCGTTCAGGTATTCGAATTGGCCGAGCTTGAGGCCGCGCGCCGCTGGATGCGCGAGTCGCTGGGATCCATTCACGTGACGGATCTGGAGGGCCCATGTGTTCAGATCAGCCTTTTGGGAAAGCTGGACCCGGAGGAATACAAGCAGGCAGAGCGCGACCTGAACGCTTTGTTGCATGATCGATCCGGGTTTCGCTTGTTGATTGACCTGAGGGAATTTGATGGCTGGCAGGGGTTGTCGGCTCTTGCAGCGCATTTTCGTCTGGCCAGCCGACATATCGGGCAACTGGACCGCGCAGCCATCGTTGGGGACAAAAGCTGGCAGCACATGGCGCAACGCGTAGCCAGTCATGTGTTGGGCACACGGACTCAGTTCTTTCCGTCCGAGGATATCGAAAATGCCAAAACCTGGTTGGCCGCCGGATAAGGAACTTCGCTATACCCTCACGTGTTTTAACTGATTCAACTGCCAGCAGGCGGCCCCTGTGTTGTGTCCGCAGGTCAGGGCAAAGCGCCGTTGAGCGCGAGGAGACCAAATCTGATTGGCTTTTTCCGCCGTTCCACGCTTTCCACAGGTCTTGACACCGTTCCGGACAAAAGTTGTGAC contains:
- a CDS encoding sulfite exporter TauE/SafE family protein — protein: MPETMLLTQMLGLLLVIGALAGVLAGLLGVGGGIVLVPAFFYAFQTLGYGGPQLMQLCLATSLATIIVTSVRSVLAHNKKGAVDWDILRGWGPGIVVGAIIGVLVASALRTEALQALFGILGMVIGAYLGLGRSDWRLGDVMPGGITRAILSPAVGFLSVLMGIGGGSFGVPLMSLYNTPIHRAVATAAGFGVIIAVPSVIGFLFMDIAPEHRPPLTIGAVNLVAFGIVVAMTMITAPWGVKLAHAMDPKPLKRVFAVFLTLVALNMLRKAIGL
- a CDS encoding TetR/AcrR family transcriptional regulator, translating into MNECSAQNASKRTQIIEAAVAEFQEKGFAAASMDRISARAEVSKRTLYKYFESKENLFRSIVVELSSRFAEVLEIRYEKGRDIRTQLTELAWAEGRILMRPDVIAMARMVISETLRNPTLAAEAQGKLDKTATFIAMLKDAAEDGQLRIDDPERAGREFIGLIKARAFWPLLFTGGALSEPEMTETIESSVQMVMSRYGV
- a CDS encoding (2Fe-2S)-binding protein — its product is MALTLNLNGKTHEVDAEPGTPLLWVIRDELKLTGTKFGCGVASCGACTVHLNGEPVRSCQTFIEDVEGAEVTTIEAVGDDKIGAAIQQAWVELDVVQCGYCQSGQVMSAVGLLSENPKPSAQEIDEYMSGNACRCATYQRIRAGIQRASEILEA
- a CDS encoding STAS/SEC14 domain-containing protein; this translates as MITVHTNSDGALIEVELSGQVTSADYADVLVPAIEAALTEHDSVRLLAIVQPEFKGYDLGAAWSDTKLGLSHWRGFDRIAVVADQGWVQTSIRLAAPILPCPVQVFELAELEAARRWMRESLGSIHVTDLEGPCVQISLLGKLDPEEYKQAERDLNALLHDRSGFRLLIDLREFDGWQGLSALAAHFRLASRHIGQLDRAAIVGDKSWQHMAQRVASHVLGTRTQFFPSEDIENAKTWLAAG
- the dusA gene encoding tRNA dihydrouridine(20/20a) synthase DusA, with amino-acid sequence MTGKATQAARVSVAPMMDWTDRHCRYFHRLLSAETLLYTEMVTAPALVRGGAVHLLDHSPEEHPVALQLGGSDPEELAQAARLGAEAGYDEINLNCGCPSDRVQSGTFGAVLMKNPGRVADCVAAMREAVNVDVTVKCRIGVDDQEPEEVLPAFLEHISAAGCQRVTIHARKAWLQGLSPKENRDIPPLDYDLVHRMKDEFSDLHISINGGINTLDEAAAHLEAGLDGVMIGRAAYHQPGDVLSDADRRIFGAGTTRDPFAIVQHMVPYVERHLAGGGRLHQITRHMLGLFAGRPGARAWRRALSEGAVQDGAGPEVMLRALDHVAPMAEV